agtcacagacaaaatgaacttaggctgcaaattaccaatggcgacaggactaacagcctttgatggccgtttagagcatgccgagataacgtgtagaatcaccacagtaaaaacacaacccattctgacgcctatgattttgccattcggttctagtcaggattctatcacattgcattgagtcaggtgtccgttcagacaacactgccagaggattagcagttttgcgctcctgcaaacgccgatcaacctggatggccagagccatagaatcattcagacttgtaggaatgggaaaaaccaccatcacatttttaatggcttcagaaaggccatttctgaaatttgcggccagagcacactcattccattgagtaagcacggaccatttccgaaatttttggcagtacacctcagcttcatcctggccctgagagatggccagcaatgctttttctgcctgtatttcaagattgggctcctcataaagcaatccgagcgccagaaaaaacgcatcaatatttgccaatgccggatctcctggcgccaatgagaaagcccaatcctgagggtcgccccgcaagaaggagataacaattttaacttgttgagctgagtctccagacgaacgaggtctcaaagatagaaacaatttacaattattcctaaaattcccaaatttaaatcgatctccagagaacagctcaggaataggtatcttaggttctgacataggactgctaataacaaaatcctgaatgccctgcacacgtgcagcaagctgatccacactagtaatcagagtctgaacattcatgtctgcagcagagcttcaagccactcagagagtggaggaagaaaaaaaaacaaaaaaaaactcagaccttTTCTTAtagtcccacttcagcaatgcactttttttttttttaggcctggattactgttatgatcctaatggcagaggatctcaggagtaccagctaagtctgcaaacacaaaaaaccagctcatagggaagtggtaacttgactgaccgtatacctgatcctagcacaaacaactagcagcagccggggaacgtacctacgttggttctagacgtctcgcgccagccggagaactaactaaccctttcagagaaaataagacctctctagcctcaagagaaaggaccccaaagttataatacaagcccccaacaaataataacggtgaggtaagaagaaatgacaaacgtaagaatgaactagatttagcaaagagaggcccactgactaatagcagaaaataggaagatgacttatacggtcagcaaaaacccctacaaaatatccacgctgaatatccaagaacccccgcaccgactaacggtgtggggggaggataacagccccccttgagcttccagcaaaatcaggaatcacattttaaacaaagctggaacagaaTAAGGGAaactcaaatgcacaaaaataagaaagcaggacttagcttatcttgcaaaatcaggagaccaggagacaggagaaaacagacaaggtctgataacaacgaatccaggcacaatactgagtatccaggaagtttatataggcacacccaggccaaacgaagcaggtgagtgccaacctggggaaagacactccaattgccataccgctaatgaccacaagagggagccaagaacaatagttcacaacagaggacgGTGTAACCCTTGGCCACCATGAGTCGGACCTGGACAGCGCCATCGAGAGCACCCAGAGCTCAGAGGCCTCCGATGAGTGTCGGGGCGATGACAGCAAAGATCTTGGGGGACTGTACCTCCCTGGAGATCAGAGCCTCCTCACTCCCGCGGCCTCCTCGTACTTCTCCAGTCGCTCCTCGGCCTCCCTGATTAGTAACAAGGAGCAGTTTGAAGACTACAGTGAAGGGGATGTGTATTATACTCCGAGCAGCCCCTGCCCTGATGATGAGAGCCGGAACAACGCACTCTCTGACCTGGGCTCCTCCGTCTCCTCCAGTGCCGGGCAGACACCACGTAAGATGAGGAGCCTCTACCACAGCGAGATCCTGGACATGTACTGCAGCCAGTGCTCAAAGAAGATCACCCTCCTCAACGACTTGGAGGCCCGACTGAGGAACCTCCGAGCCAACAGCCCCAACAGGAAGATCTCCAGCACGGCGTTTGGGAGGCAGCTCATGAACACCAGTAACCTgagcagcagcaatggcagcacCGAGGACTTGTTCAGAGACAGCATTGACTCCTGTGAGAACGACATCACAGAGAAGGTCAGCTTCCTGGAGAAGAAGGTGACAGAGCTGGAGAACGACAACCAGACGAGTGGAGACGTGAAGAGCAAGCTGAGGCTGGAGAACACACAGCTTGTACTGAGAGTCCATGAACTTGAGGAGATGCTGAAGGACCAAGAGACGAGGTTGGAGCAGATCCTGGACGACGAGCTGAAGCGTCACAGAGACACCTACAACCGCCTGGAGAAGGAGAAGAGCGTGGAGATGGAGCTGCTGAACGCCAGAGTTCAGGAATTTGAGGAAGAAAACGTCGATTTACTGATTACATACAACATGTAGTACACACTCACCACATATgtccccgaaggccaccatccacgatcatcctgttccaaaaaaaaaaactttttctcggtcccccatgacagcactacggagaggggatccgcccttcagggacaggaaacctacagataaaagggcggtacctctccctcgcatcagttggtttcctgtccccgaCGGGGAACCTCTTCTTGGTGGTACCTGAGAAGCTGTATTACGGACCGGGACGtcgggttccggcagcgaggaggctcctgccgcggcttgtccggcacccgaagccgccaccgctggaaccgaggggttcttcagggtgtgcgggggagagaACGCCGCCCGACTCTGAGGGAGgaaggggcgctggtcacccggagctTCTGTGCCGGCTGCTGCATGCTCCGGgtgcagaaagatggccgccgctccggaaatgcggcattgacttccgggtcatctccgcgcgcatgcgcggtagtcTCCTCTCCCAGGTGGAGgtgcgcaggaccggaagtgcGATAGAATGCCGGAGGTGGCGCCGGATTCAAAtagggagatggtgcacacatagttgtcgcactatctccctgtaaccatggaggacagcgatccacagcaGCTGCAGCCCAGGCAGCAGCACCATAAGAAGGTGGACCCCAAGAGTTCCAGAAGAAGTGGGTCTAGCAGTCGGTCTacgcagcgcagcagatctgctgcaaagACTAACTCCCCTCCTCAAGAGACTCCTCTACCAGACCCaggccctcctccagaaccggtacctgcctccacatccgaatggtgagtgatctccgtgaaagtacatattttataatggggttccctcttctcccttactagggtaagaagagcctggagaaaaagaaaaatagggccTGCCCCACCTGTAGCAAAGCTTTGCCGGTAACCTGGAGCAAAAAGCTTTCTAAATCTTGCATTCAGCGTTTATTGTGTGAAGAGACCCCTGATTTCGCATCTGAACTTAAAACTATAATTAGATCTGAAGTTCAAAATGCCCTGTTATCTTCCAAAAAAGGGAAGGATAAGGTGAAGGAGTCGGTATATTCCCACTCTgtccgatcctcatctgaggaCGTGGATTCTGACGATTCtaaatcctccctatcttcctccgatgaagattcgggccgtcattgcttcccactagaggaaGTGGACGCCTTAGTAAAAGCCGTCAGAGCCACtatgggggttgaggatcccagacccgataaaccggctcaagatataatgtttggaggtctgggacaaaaaaagcgaAGAACTTTTCCATTAAATTCCAATGTCCAGTCACTGATCAAAAAGGAATGGGAAAAACCGGACTGGAGAAATTCTTCAGTGCCCTCGCTTAAAAGAAAGTATCCCTTTGAGGACgaggcgtccacttcttgggacaaggcaccaaaattggacgtagcagtggccaaagcctcgaaaaaattcgcactcccgtttgaggatatgggtaccctcaaagaccctttAGATAAGAAAGCGGATACCTTTCTTAAAGGGGCAtgggaatcggctgggggtagcttgagacctgcagttgcagcgatctgcacctccagatctttaatggtgtgGATTGACCAGCTGGAAAGTCAGATTAAGGATGGGTCACCCAGGAGTAAATTGCTAGACTCAATCCCTGCCATTAGGGCAGCAGCAGCGTTCCTAGCggactcctcagcggactcagtacggttaacatccaaggccgctgccctctccaacgcAGCTAGAAGAACCCTATGGCTTAAGAGCTGGCCAGGGGACCTCCAAACGAAGCTAAAGTtgtgttctatcccatgtgaggggaatttcttatttggggaaaccctggatgacatcctccagaaagctgGAGACataaagaaggggtttccaaatctgggaccagccccgtttaaacagtcctttcggaaccgAAAATTTTTTCGTCGGAGACCTCCCAGAgaacagaataaatgggaagaagggaGAAGACGAGATAGGGGTTACCTTTtcggcaacacctcccgtgaccctacggtggggggaaggctcgcctcatttcttcctgcctggaagaaaatatccaacaacacctggattttaaaactcatacaatccggtctaaaaatagattttctttccccccccccccccagaaattaCATAGTGACAAAAACAAGATCTTCGGCAGCAGAACAAGCTGCATTAGAGAAAGAAATTATTTCCCTACTGCAGAAATCCGTAATTCAGGAAATCCCCCCTCAAGAAATAGAGGAAGGGTTTTTCTCCCCTCTGTTTCTAGTACCgaaacccgacgggtcctttcggacgattataaacttaagaaacttaaacaaaaaagacaaaattttaaccatgatagcacaaaccctacaaaacccctccatgactctaaggagggcaatgtcactACTGGGCTCTCTATCTtcatgcctgccggcgatacccttcgcacaattccatacaagggagcttcagtggcacatactagaatggcagttaatattaaaaaacaatttggaa
This is a stretch of genomic DNA from Ranitomeya variabilis isolate aRanVar5 chromosome 6, aRanVar5.hap1, whole genome shotgun sequence. It encodes these proteins:
- the LOC143783324 gene encoding rab11 family-interacting protein 4-like, which codes for MSALVTRSPRYSTSGGRPEGSDLTHGMYVTADGVDSDSELYHEDCYDPNEDGVTLGHHESDLDSAIESTQSSEASDECRGDDSKDLGGLYLPGDQSLLTPAASSYFSSRSSASLISNKEQFEDYSEGDVYYTPSSPCPDDESRNNALSDLGSSVSSSAGQTPRKMRSLYHSEILDMYCSQCSKKITLLNDLEARLRNLRANSPNRKISSTAFGRQLMNTSNLSSSNGSTEDLFRDSIDSCENDITEKVSFLEKKVTELENDNQTSGDVKSKLRLENTQLVLRVHELEEMLKDQETRLEQILDDELKRHRDTYNRLEKEKSVEMELLNARVQEFEEENVDLLITYNM